A single genomic interval of Rhodopseudomonas palustris harbors:
- a CDS encoding cell wall hydrolase, whose translation MSVMRNRSKGARIASFGLGVCVFAALPNEIGHQDIASLLVRQTGVTERWQKRMFASSLGSVQVATFSFGRPLGTWTPQLGSSRLVSIEGRSGGLAATRNPLLQAPSRYQASDYPKVDRTLKGDRLALARPDQSPTLEVAPTPEDAGSQAPNVAGGKTAEQFPSSDQNGALRAAESSPALDPELAEALKSEPLPQYDGSLSLDKDHEAAAVAPRPRDPFSFKTASLFFGTGSLGGMDESLEQWQPGEEPIIVSPNAADPDMKSPLPQTAALDPSASGETIAGKGQVNVDHHVKTPAERLGLANDSKLRAKHEKCLAEAVYFESRGEKVRGQIAVAQVVLNRAFSGFYPTNVCGVVYQNKNRRYACQFTFACDNIADVVREPEMWDRARKIARAMLDGKLWLPEVGKSTHYHAYWVRPSWVHEMKKMYKFGVHTFYRPRAWGDGSDAPSWGTAAETASIAAQLTEAAKSSAEIQARGN comes from the coding sequence ATGTCAGTCATGCGTAACCGGTCGAAGGGCGCGCGGATTGCGTCCTTCGGCCTCGGGGTTTGTGTCTTCGCGGCGCTGCCCAACGAAATCGGACACCAGGATATTGCGTCGCTGCTGGTTCGGCAGACGGGCGTTACCGAGCGTTGGCAGAAGCGGATGTTCGCGTCCTCGCTCGGCTCGGTGCAGGTCGCGACGTTCTCGTTCGGCCGGCCGCTCGGAACCTGGACACCGCAGCTCGGCTCCTCGCGTCTGGTCAGCATCGAAGGCCGCAGCGGCGGTCTCGCCGCCACTCGCAATCCGCTGCTGCAGGCGCCGTCCCGTTACCAGGCTTCCGACTACCCGAAGGTCGACCGCACCCTGAAGGGCGACCGCCTCGCGCTCGCTAGGCCCGACCAGTCGCCGACCCTCGAAGTTGCGCCTACGCCGGAGGACGCCGGCTCGCAGGCGCCCAACGTCGCCGGCGGTAAGACTGCCGAACAATTCCCGAGTTCCGATCAGAACGGCGCGCTCCGCGCGGCCGAATCCTCGCCGGCGCTCGATCCCGAACTCGCCGAAGCGCTGAAGTCCGAGCCGCTGCCGCAATACGATGGCTCGCTGTCGCTCGATAAGGACCACGAGGCGGCCGCTGTCGCGCCGCGGCCGCGCGATCCGTTCTCGTTCAAGACTGCCAGCCTGTTCTTCGGCACCGGCTCGCTCGGCGGCATGGATGAATCCCTGGAGCAGTGGCAGCCGGGCGAAGAGCCGATCATCGTGTCGCCGAACGCGGCCGATCCCGACATGAAGTCGCCGCTGCCGCAGACTGCTGCGCTGGATCCGTCCGCTTCGGGCGAAACCATCGCCGGCAAGGGCCAGGTCAACGTCGATCATCACGTCAAGACGCCGGCCGAGCGGCTCGGCCTCGCCAATGACTCCAAGCTGCGCGCCAAGCACGAGAAGTGTCTGGCGGAAGCGGTGTATTTCGAATCACGCGGCGAAAAGGTGCGCGGCCAGATCGCGGTGGCGCAGGTGGTGCTCAACCGGGCGTTCTCCGGCTTCTATCCGACCAACGTCTGCGGCGTGGTCTATCAGAACAAGAACCGCCGCTACGCCTGCCAGTTCACCTTCGCCTGCGACAACATCGCCGACGTGGTGCGTGAGCCGGAGATGTGGGACCGCGCCCGCAAGATTGCGCGCGCGATGCTCGACGGCAAGCTGTGGCTGCCCGAAGTCGGCAAGTCGACCCACTACCACGCCTATTGGGTGCGGCCGTCCTGGGTCCACGAGATGAAGAAGATGTACAAATTCGGCGTACACACCTTCTATCGTCCGCGCGCCTGGGGCGACGGCAGCGACGCCCCGAGCTGGGGCACCGCCGCCGAAACCGCCTCGATCGCCGCCCAACTCACCGAAGCCGCCAAGAGCTCGGCGGAGATTCAGGCCAGGGGCAACTAA